Genomic window (Armatimonadota bacterium):
GCCGAAGAAGACGACCAGAATCGCTGCAGCAGCGACAATCGCAAACGTCCACGGCTTGGACTGTCTGCTAGGTACGACGCCTTGGTTCAGGATGGCGTCGCGCAGGCGCTCGGACGACATCTGGCACTCGGGGACTTCGCGCAGCGCCTTCAGGCCTTCGCGCACCTTCTTGACCTGCTCGACCTGTTCAAACTCCTCTGGAGACAGGGAGTCAAGCTTGGCCTGGTCCCCTGGCGAAAGCTCGCCAAATCCGGCCTTGATGATCAAATCTCTTCTGCTCTTCATTCTGCCTCTTCCATCTCCTTCAGCAGCGGGGCTACGCGAGTCTGCAACGCGCGCCGGGCCCGCAATACGCGCAGCTTTGCTCCGCCGACGCTGCAACCAAGAGTAGCGCCCATGTCCTTGTAATCCATTTCCTCGATGTCTCTCAGCACGATCACGTTCCGGTGGTGATCTGGCAGCGCGCTGATCGCCCTGCGCAGAATGTCCTTCAACTGTTCTCTTTCCAGGTTCTTAATGGGATCTTCGGCATTTCCGACGGTCATCCAGCTCAACGCCCCAGCCGATTCCTGTAGCTCGAGCCTTTGACGGCGACGAATCATGCGGCCGCGATCGGTTCCTAAGTTCGTCGCAATACGAAGCAGCCAGGTTGTGAACTTCGCCTCGTCCCGATACCTGTGCAAGTTCTGGTAAGCCCGGACGAAGACCTCTTGCACGATATCCTCAGCGTCGTCTCGCCCCTGCGTCATTTGATACGAAAATCGGTACACCAGGGCGCGGTGGCGCTCGAACAGCAGTTCGAACGCTGTATATTCGCCAGCTTTCGCCTTCCGCACCAACAGCTCATCCGAATCACGATCTGACGCGGTCCCTAGGTGGGAGGTTCTAGCCTGCACCTGCAAATTCAGCCTCAAGGCGTGCCTCGACATGATCTTACATGGATTTGACGGATTCGTGGTCAGATCGTTACTCTCTCACGGGGTTGAAACAGCATAATTCTGCGAATCTGCGCCCAATTGGGCACTTGCCCGAGTCTGGGCTCAATTCGGTTATGCCCGAACCCGGCTACATCCCTACCCCGGTATAGTGCCGGGTTCCCTGCCACCACAGTAGCTTGAACAGCCCGAATGACAGCACGATCCACACGCCTTGCACCAGCAGCACCCTGGCTATGTCCGGACCGTGTGTAATTTGGATCAGTATCTCTGTCGGAGCTCCGATCGTGTAGTAGAACGGAAAGATGGCGGCCAAGTCGCGCGCCCAGTCGGGAAACAGCGCGATCGGGAATATCTGACCGCTGAGGAACAGCATCGGCAGATAGTACAGCTCGAAGATCGCGAACGCCTCCTGGACGAATAGGGCGATCATCGCCAAGGCTACGACGAGCGTCAGGCTGACCCCGTGCCCCAACAGCACAGAAAGCCAGAACTCCCAGCCGAAGTAAAGGTCGGTTCCACCGAGATACCCGCTGAAGAGGATCAAGAACGTAACGAACCAGGGCAGGAACAACACAGTACGAATCAGCCTCCAGGAGAGGTTTCTGAAAACGCAAAATTCGAAGTACCCGAGCGGTCGCATGAGGTGTGATGAAAAAACTCCCTCTTTGATCTCCAGCGCGATGTCCCACATCAGATGGCTCGTCACGAACGATCCAATCATCAGCATCGAGAGGTAATAAACGACAAAATCGCCGCTGGAGAAGCCGTGTATCTCCCCTCCGCCGGAGGCGGCGATCAAGACGATCGGCATCGTGATCGCAGTCACGACGTCTGTGATGACCCAAATCGCCATCGACGCTCGGTACGCCACCGCATCGCGGAAATAGACCGAGACCAGCGCCTTCCATCGACGTAACGCCAGAACAGACGGGCTTCTACCGATCGACACGATCAACGCTCCGAGAAAGTCGGAAAGCCCCGCGCTTGTGCCGTGCCGGCGCTACGCGTTCTGATCGTGCAGGGGAAAGCCAAGTTCCTTGAGAAGAACCGCTCCCTCTTCGTCGGTCTTCGCCGACGTCACGATCGTAACGTCCATTCCACGAATCTTGTCGAATGTGTCGTAGTCGATTTCAGTGAAGATCAACTGCTCCTTGAGCCCGATCGTCACGTTGCCTCGACCGTCGAACGACTTTGGGCTAAACCCTTGGAAGTCCCTGATTCTCGGCAGCGCGACCGTGCAAAGCCTGTCCAGGAAGTGCCACATACGGTCTCCGCGCAGCGTGACGCGGCAACCGATCTTCATGCCCTCGCGGATCTTGAAGTTCGAGACCGACTTTTTGGCTAGGCGAACCTGCGCTTTCTGTCCTGTGATCGTCGCCATGTCCCGCATAGCGTTATCGACGGCCTTTTCGTCGGAGCCTGTGCCCATGTTGACGACGATCTTCGTTGGTTTGGGCGTCTCCATTACCGAGCGATACTTAAACTTCTCCTGAAGCTTCGCCATCGCTTTCTCGCGGTAGATCTTCTTCAATCGCGGCGCCGGGAGCTTCATCTGGACTTCGTCTTTCTTCTTTCCGTCGTGCTTTGCCATCAGTCCTTCTCCTGCATGATCGGCCCGTCAACGAGCGTCTTACCGGACTTCTTCGCGTATCGAACGAGTTTGCCGTCCTCTCGCCGCCGACCGATCCTTGTCGGCTCGTCCGTCTCAGGATCGAGGACCATGAGGTTGCTCAGGTTGATCGGCGCCGGCAGGCGCACCCTGGCAGATTTTTCGCCCTGGTACTTTGCCTTGCGGTGCTTCGTGACCGCGTTGAGCGGCAACGGCTGGTCTTCGTTCTCCTCATTCGCTTGGAGCACGATGGCGGTGTTCTTCTCGGCGTTGATCGACCAGATATAGCCCTTTTCGCCAAGGTCCTTTCCCGCGACGATCATCACCTCGTCGCCCTTGCGAATTTTAGGCTTCTGCTTGCCCGCTATTCGCTTCATTTCAGCTTTCGACGGCATGCTAAATCACCTCCGGGGCGAGCGATACGATCTTGATGAACTTGCCGTCGCGCAGCTCGCGTGCGACCGGGCCAAAAATGCGAGTCCCGCTCGGCTCCATCGTCGCCGGGTTGATGATGACGCACGCGTTATCGTCGAATCTCAGAGTAGAACCGTCCCGGCGGCGAATCGGATTCTTAGTCCGCACGATGACTGCTCGAATCACCTCGCCTTTCTTGATCGGCATGTTCGGCGTGGCGGACTTGACAGAGCATACGATCATGTCGCCCACGCCTCCGTAGCGCGGCTGAGAACCCTTCAGGACCGTGATGCACATTACTTCACGCGCGCCTGAATTGTCCGCGACCTTCAATCTCGAAAACTGCTGTATCATCTATCCGTTCCGTCCACCGCTGCTGCCTTACTTGACCTTCTCAATAATCCGAACTATGCGCCACCGTTTATGCTTGCTCAGAGGGCGCGTCTCCATAATCTCAACTTTGTCACCGATGTCGCATCCGAACGTGTCGTGCGCCTTGACTCCGCGAGACTTACGTACGATCTTGCCGTACAGCGGGTGCTGGAACGCTCGTTCCAAAGTGACGATGCAGGTTTTTTCCATGCGGTTCGATTTAACGACGCCTTGTCGCATCTTTCGCCGCCCGCGCTGTGCCTCTTCGCTCACCTGTCTCCTCCGCTCTTCTTTTCCTTGATGATCGTTAAAATCCGCGCGATGTTCTTTCGCCGGACCTTCAGGCTCGCGACATCCGTGATCTGGCGGAATACGAGGTCTCGACGAGCCTTGTAGAGCGACGCGCGCTCCTGTTCAACAATCTCTTCGAGCTCCGGCACGCTCTTTTCTCTCAGTTCAGACGACTTGATTCCTTTCATCTCGATGATTCCGATCAGCAACGCAGGCGCCCGCTGCTAATACCCCTCCTGGCGGACCACAAACTTCGTTTTGATCGGCAGCTTGTGCTGAGCGAGTCGGATCGCCTCTCGCGCAGTCTCAATGTCCACACCGTTCATTTCAAATAGGATTTTGCCGGGCCTCACGACTGCCACCCAGTATTCGACCGAAGCCTTGCCCTTGCCCATCCTCTGCTCGAGGGGCTTCTTGGTAACCGGCTTGTCGGGGAACACTCTGATCCACACCTTCCCTCCGCGCTTGATATGGCGCGTCATCGCGATGCGGGCAGATTCTATTTGTCTGCTTGTGATCCAAGACGGCTGCAGCGCCATTAGACCGTAGTCGCCGAAGTCGACGGTGGTGCCGCCCTTCGACACTCCCCGCATGCGGCCCCGGTGCTGCTTTCTGAACTTCGTTCGCTTAGGCATCAACATTCTTGCTCACCTCGTCTTCTGATTTGGTCTCGGTGACCTCTGGTGCTGCCGCGTCCGTATCCACCGTTGGGCCGGTGGTCAATTCGGCTGGAGACTCACTTGCGACGGCTGACTCCCGGTCACGCGCTGGTCGTTTCCGCGGCAAGTTTTCTGCCTTGATCGCTGCCAGCACCTGCTTCTCCGGCAGCACCTCGCCCCTGTAGACCCACACCTTGATTCCAACCGTACCGTAGACGGTAAAGGCCGTCGCAAATCCGTAGTCGATGTCTGCGCGCAAGGTGTGCAACGGGACTTTTCCAACCATGTCCGACTCGCTCCTGGCGATCTCCGCGCCGTTCAAGCGTCCGGATACCTGGATTTTGATGCCTCGTCCGTTCATCCTGACACAGCGTGTAATCGCCTGGCGCATCGCGCGCCTGTGCGAAATCCTGCGTTCGAGCTGCACGGCGATGTTCTCGGCGACCAGCTGCCCGTCGAGCTCCGGCTGCCGCACCTCTGCGACGTTCACCTGGACCTGTGCAGACGCATTCTCTTTGCGCATATAGTGATTCAAATCGCTTGAGATTTCGTCGATGCCTTTACCGCCTCTGCCGATCACGGCACCGGGACGAGAGGTAAAGATCGTCACTTTTATCTTGGAAGCGGCTCTCTCGATTTCGATCCTTGAGATCAGGCCCTTGCCGATCTTCTTCGCCAAGTACCGACGAATCTTGTAATCCGACAGCAGTGCTTCTCGATACTGCCGCTTGGGGTAGATCCAGTGGCTGTCGTGGCCTCTGATGATCCCGAGCCTAAAGCCGATCGGATGGATTTTCTGACCCATAGTTAACCTACTCCTCGGCTAATCGCCGTCCTCCTTCTCGCTTGCATCGTCGCTCTTCTCGGCATCTTCTGTTTCCTGTTCATCTCCCTCAGCGGCTTCGCCTTCGACAGCCTCACTGCCGTCTTCTGATGTATCCTCCGCCTGGTCCTCGTCTGCCGCTGCCACAGTTTCCTCTACGATCGCCTCGTCCTTCTTCTTTTTCCTGGACTTCGCTTTGTCGAAGCTCGGTCGCGGCTTCGGCCTGGTGCCGTGCGGCTTGACCTTTCTCCCGCCGTCGAACTCCTCCACAACAACCGTGATGTGGCTCGTCTTCTTGAGAATGCGATTGACTCGCCCCATGGCCCGAGGGCGAATTCGCTTGAGCCGCGGACCTTCGTCCACGCTGATCTTCAAAATGCGAAGCGTGTCCGGATTCGCGCCGTGGTTCTCCTGGGCGTTGGCCATCGCGGAGATCAGCACCTTGCGCAAGGCTCGCGCACCTTTGCTGGGATGAAAGCGCAATAGGTCGGCCGCAGCGCGAGCTGATTTTCCTCGCACTTCGCTTGCCACCAGCCGTACCTTCCGGGGCTGAACCCGTACGTACTTTGCTACTGCTCTAACGTCCATCTTCTGTACCGTTGCCGAATCCCATTCCTAGCTTCAAACTACCTCGCGCAAGACCACTGATTGTACCTCTTGGCACCCTGTGGCCAAGGGCCGTCGATTCAGCGAATTCTGGTCCCCCGTTCCGGGATTTTCCCGTCGTGCCCCCGGTAAGTCCGCGTCGGGGCAAACTCGCCGAGCTTATGGCCGACCATGTTTTCAGTCACGTACACTGGAACGTGCTTTCGTCCATCGTGCACAGCCAGCGTGTGACCGATCATCGCTGGCGTGAGAGTCGATCGCCGCGACCACGTCTTGATGAGCTTCTTCTCGTTCTTGGCGTTCAACGCATCGACCTTCTTGGCGAGGTGGTCGTCAACAAAAAAGCCTTTCTTCAAGCTACGGGCCATATTCTCATCAACCTCCGATTACTTCCGAGCATCGTGTCTGCTCCTAACGATAAACCTGTTGCTCCTTCTTTTCCGTCGCGTCTTGGAGCCGCGCGCCTTGTTGCCCCATCGGTCAACCGGTCCCTTCTTCCGACCGACCGGCGACTTAGCCTCGCCGCCGCCGTGGGGATGGTCGCGCGGATTCATCGCGACGCCGCGAACGTGCGGCCTGCGACCAAGGCCTCGGTTCTTGCCGGCCTTGCCGAGCACTTCGTTTTCGTGATCCGAGTTGCCGACTTCGCCGATGGTCGCCATGCACTCCAGATGCACCATACGCATCTCATTGCTCGGCAGCCGCAGTGTGGCGTAGTTTCCCTCTTTCGCCATGAGCTGCGCCCCAAGGCCTGCGGCCCGAACGATCTGTCCGCCGCGACCCAACTGCAACTCGATGTTGTGAACGATCGTTCCAAGCGGAATGTTCCGAAGCGGCATCGCATTGCCGGGGAGAATGTCCACGCCAGGCCCCGACTCAACCGTCGTGCCGACCACCAACCCTGCCGGGGCGATGATGTACCTCTTCTCGCCGTCAGCGTAGTGCAGCAACGCGATTCGGCAACTCCGGTTCGGATCGTATTCAATGGCGGCGACCTTGGCCGTTATGCCGATCTTGTTCCGCTTGAAATCAATGATGCGATACTTGCGCTTTTTCCCACCGCCTCGATGGTGCGAGGTGATGCGCCCGGTATGGTTTCGACCGCCGGTCTTCCTCTGCGATGTCGTCAGCCGCTTTTCAGGGCGCTTGCCCTTGGTGATATCGGCATAGTCCGAGAGGATCATGTGACGCCTACCCGGTGATGTCGGTTTCATTTTGCGAGTCGCCATTGTTAAACTCCGTAGTCCTCTAAGACCTGGCCTGGCGCGAGGGTTACGACGGCCTTCTTGAAGTCAGGCGTCTTGCCTTTCTTGCCGCGTCCTACGCGCCGCATCTTGCCCCGCACGTTCATTGTCCGCACGGACAGAATACTGATCACGTCGTCCTTCTTTCGACCGCTGTTATAGATCGACTCCAGCGCCTGCTTGATTTCGATCTTGTTGGCAGTGCGCGCCACGACGAACGTGTACGTCCTCTGTACCGTGCTTTCGTCGGTCGCCAGCGGATCGCCGTAGCTCAGGCTTACGCTCTTCTCCGTTATGTGCGGCTTAATAATCACGTTGTGCGGATCTTTCACTTAACCCACACCTCCTCGGTCTTTTCTAGAGCCGCCTTGCTCATCAGAATCTTGTGGGCGACCAACAGATCGCGCGTCGAAAATGAGCTGGCCTTGCCATCTTTGCTCGGCGCGGTCCGAACGACCACGTTCTGCAGATTCCGAAAGCTCATGGTGACGATGCTATCGTTTTCAGCAACGACGACGAGAACGCGGCGACAGTTCTTCAGCCCGTGGGCGTTCAACAGTTCGCAGGCAGCCCTTGTCTTGGGCTCGCCGAACGAAATCTTGTCCGCGAGAACGACGTCGCCAGCTTGCAGCCTTGTTGAAAGCGCTGTGATCGTCGCAAGCTTTCGCTCCTTTTTGTTCAGCTTGTGACCGTGGTCTCGGGGTTTGATCGCGAACGCCATGCCACCGCCTGCGTATTGCGGGGCGCGGATCGTGCCTTGCCTGGCGTTGCCGGTCTTCTTTTGGCGATACGGCTTCCGTCCGCCGCCGTGCGCATCGCTCCTGCTCTTGCCAGAGTGGGTTCCCTGCCGCGAGTTCGCCTGTTCGGCCATGACCGCGCGGTGCAGGAGGTTGTTCTCCGGACTCAGCGAGCCAAGCGGTTCGGCGACCTTGTGCTTGCCGACTACTTTGCCCTGATCGTTCTTGATCTCGATTTCCGCCATCTCTACTTGGCCTCCTTCCTGATCGTCACGAGGCTGCCGTTGCTGCCCGGCACACTGCCGCTCACGAGCACCAGATCGCGCTCTGGATCGACCTTGACTATGCGCAGGCTCTTCTGGCTGACCGTCTCGCCGCCCATGCGCCCTGGGCCGCGCTTGCCCTTGAATACGCGCGCCGGCCCTGTTGGGCCGCTGGACATCGGTCTGCGCTTCGCCATATAGCCGTGGGTCATGTGCTGACCTTTGAAGCCGTGGCGCTTGACGACGCCGGCAAAACCGCGTCCCTTGCTTATGCCAATGACTACGACTTCGTCGCCTTCACTGAACACGTCTGCCGTGATCTCTTGGCCGAGCTCAAACCCGGACGAGTCATCGACCCGGAACTCGCGCAGCCAGCGCAAATTCGTGCCGACGCCTGCCTTCTTGAGGTGTCCGAACTTGGGCCACGTCATGTTCTTGCTGCTTTTGGCGGCAAATCCGACTTGGACCGCGCTGTAGCCGTCGGTCTCTTGCGTCTTGATCTGGGTGACGAACACGGGCCCAGCAGCGATTACGGTGACGGGAATCATCTTCCCGTCCTCCGTAAAGACGTGGGTCATTCCGACTTTCGTGCCTAATATTCCTGGGAGCAACCGTTTACCTCCTGCTTCCTGTGCCGGCCATCGCTGAACTTGTTCGCGTTGCCCCGAAACGGTTTCGGGGGCGCTGCTATGACCTGCTCGAAGCTCTTACATACTTTCTCTAGACCGTCTTGATCTCAATGTCGACGCCGCTCGGCAAGTCCAAGCGCATCAGCGCGTCGATCGTCTTGTTCGTGGGCTCTCTTATATCGAGCAGCCTGTTATGCGTCCTAATCTCGAAGTGCTCCATCGACTCCTTGTCGATGGTCGGACCTCGAATGACACAGAACTTCCGAATCCGCGTTGGCAGCGGAATCGGTCCGCACAGCCGGGCGCCCGTGCGCTTGACCGTTTCCACGATCTTAGATACAGAACTGTCTAAGATCCTGTGGTCGTACGCTCGGAGCCTAATCCTGACTGTTGGTGGTTGTGCCATCTGTGCCTTCTAATTCAAGAGGGAGCCCTTGGGGCTCGATCATCGCTCTACTCGTGCACCGCCGTGATCGTTCCAGCTCCGACCGTTCGACCGCCTTCGCGAATAGCGAACTTTGATCCGTGCTCCATTGCGATCGGAGCTATCAGCTCGACGTTCATCTTCGTGTTTTCGCCCGGCATCACCATCTGCACTCCCTCGGGCAGCGACAGCGATCCAGTGACGTCCGTGGTCCTGAAGAAGAACTGGGGCCGGTAGCCCGTCGTGAAAGGCGTGTGACGGCCGCCCTCGGCCTTGGACAGAACGTAGACCTCAGCATCGAACTTCGTGTGAGGGGTAATCGACTTCGGCGCCGCGATAACCATGCCACGCTCGACTTCGTTTCGGTCTACTCCACGAAGAAGCAGTCCTACGTTGTCGCCAGCCTGACAGTCATCGAGCAGCTTGCGGAACATCTCGATACCGGTGCAAACCGTCTTCATCGGCTCGTCGCGCAGGCCGACGATTTCAACTTCCGTGTTGATCTTGAGCGTTCCGCGTTCGACACGGCCGGTAGCGACCGTGCCGCGTCCGGTGATCGTGAACACGTCTTCCACGGCGCACAAGAACGGCTTGTCGGTCTCGCGAACCGGTTCAGGAATGAAAGTGTCGCAGGCGTCCATCAACTCAAGGATCTTCTTGACCTCCTCGTCTTCCATGTCCATGCTGCCGGCCTCCGCCATCCGCATAACCTTGAGGGCGGTTCCTTTGATGATCGGCGTGTCGTCGCCGGGGAACCCGTACTGGGTCAGAAGCTCACGGATCTCCATCTCGACGAGCTCGATCAGCTCGTCGTCGTCTACTTGGTCAGTCTTGTTGATGTAGACCACGATGTGCGGTACACCGACCTGGCGCGCCAGCAAGATGTGCTCGCGAGTTTGCGGCATCGGCCCATCGGCGGCTGACACGACCAAGATAGCACCGTCCATCTGAGCCGCGCCTGTGATCATGTTCTTGATGAAATCGGCGTGCCCAGGGCAGTCGACGTGCGCGTAGTGGCGCTTCTCGGTCTCGTACTCCTGGTGCGAGATATTGATCGTAATGCCGCGCGCCTTTTCCTCGGGAGCGTTATCAATCTCATCGTACTTAGCAGCCGTAGCAAGACCCTTCTCTGCGAGCACTGCGGTGATCGCAACGGTCAAGGTTGTCTTGCCGTGGTCCACGTGACCAATCGTGCCAATGTTGACGTGTGGTTTCGTTCGAATGAACTTCTCTCGTGCCATGACTTCGTGTTTTCCTCAGTTATGCGCTTCCCTGCGCCTTCTCCATGATCTCTGTCGCAATACTCTTCGGTACTTCCTCGTAATGGGACGGCGTCACGTTCGGCGTCGCCCTGCCTTGCGTTATCGAACGCAGGGCCGTGACATAGCCGAACATCTCCGACAGCGGGACGTGCGCGTTCACGATGCTGACGCTGCCCAGGCCCGCCTCCATTCCCTCAATGCGTCCTCGCCTGCTGTTCAGATCGCCGACCACGTCTCCTACGAAGTTCTCCGGTGTCGTGATCTCAACATGCATGATAGGCTCCTTCAGCACCGGCTTGGCTTTCTTCATCGCCTCGCGAAACGCCAGGACGCCCGCCTGCTTGAACGCATTCTCGTTTGAGTCTACTTCGTGATAGGAGCCATCCACAACCGTAACCTTCAAGTCCACGACTGGATACCCAGCGATTACTCCAGAAAGCAGCCCCTCTCGGATGCCCTTTTCAACCGCAGGAACGTACTCCTTGGGGATAGAGCCGCCCACGGTCTTGTTCACGAATTCGAACCCCTTGCCTACTGGAAGCGGTGCGATGTCTATTACGCAGTGGCCATACTGGCCTGATCCGCCAGTCTGCCGGACGAACCTGCCCTCGGCTCGCGCCTCCTTGGTGACCGTCTCGCGATACGCCACTTGGGGCTTGCCCTGGTTGGCCTGCACCGAGAACTCTCGGTTGAGCCGGTCGACGATGATCTCGAGGTGCAGTTCGCCCATGCCGCTGATGATCGTCTGGCCGCTGTCTTGATCCGTGGTCACCCGGAAGGTCGGATCCTCTTCAGCAAGCCGCTGCAATGCGGTACCCAGCTTCTCTTGGTCTGCACGGCTCTTCGGCTCAATGGCGATCTGGATCACCGGCTCGGGGAATCGAATGCTCTCCAGGACGATCGGATGGCCTACGTCGCATACCGTGTAGCCGGTCTTGACGTCGTTCAGGCCGATGACGCCGACGATCTCGCCGGCGTACACTTCGTTCAGGTCTTCGCGGTCGTTGGCGTGCATCTCCAATATCCGACCGACCCGCTCCTTGCGAGTTCTCAAGTCGTTCGTGTACGGATCCCGGTACGTGACGGATACGTGCGTGCCTTTCTTCAGCGTGCCCGAGTACACCCTGACGAAGATCAGCCGCCCGACGTACTTGTCCGTCATGACCTTGAACGCGAGCCCGCTGAACGACTCCTCGTCGTCAGCCTTTCGCGTTATCTCTTCTTCGCTGCCAGGGTGAACGCCCCTGATCGCCGGCATGTCGAGCGGCGAAGGCAGGTAGTCGATCACGGCGTCGCATACGGCCTGAATGCCTTTGTTCTTGAACGCTGATCCGCACAGGGCGGGAACAAGCTTGTTCGCGATCGTCCCCCTCCGCAGCGCGTCTCGAATGTCCGCTTCGGAGATCTCTTCCCCACCAAGGAATCGCTCCATGATCGACTCGTCGAACTCCGAGATGGCGTACATCATCTTTTCGCGATACTCGGCGGCCTTCGCCTTCAGATCTTCCGGGCAGTCCTCCGTGTGGAACGACTTTCCGGTCATGTCCTCTGGGTCGTACAGCGACGCCTTCATCGTCACGAGATCGACAAAGCCCCGGTATGTCGACTCTACGCCGACAGGAATCTGCAATGGCGCTATGTTCGCCCCCAACCGCTCCTTGACCTTGTCGAGCACGTCGAAGAAGTCCGCGCCGAGACGATCCATCTTGTTCACGAAAACGATCCGGGGCACCTTGTACCTGTTCGCCTGTCTCCAAACGGTCTCAGACTGTGGCTGGACGCCGCCGACCGCGCAGAACACGGCGACCGCACCGTCCAGAACGCGCAGCGACCGCTCGACCTCGACCGTGAAATCGACGTGCCCCGGCGTATCGATGATATTGATCTTGTGCTCTTTCTTGTCGTTGTTCGACCCGGACCAGAAAGCCGACGTAGCTGCAGCAGTGATCGTGATTCCGCGCTCCTGCTCCTGCTCCATCCAGTCCATGGTGGCCGCGCCGTCATGAACCTCTCCCATCTTGTGCGTCTTACCGGTGTAGTAGAGGATCCGCTCGGTCGTGGTCGTCTTGCCGGCATCGATGTGAGCTGCGATGCCGATGTTGCGTACCAATTCAATCGGGTGCGATCTAGCCATGAGTACTATC
Coding sequences:
- the rplP gene encoding 50S ribosomal protein L16, with protein sequence MLMPKRTKFRKQHRGRMRGVSKGGTTVDFGDYGLMALQPSWITSRQIESARIAMTRHIKRGGKVWIRVFPDKPVTKKPLEQRMGKGKASVEYWVAVVRPGKILFEMNGVDIETAREAIRLAQHKLPIKTKFVVRQEGY
- the rpsC gene encoding 30S ribosomal protein S3, which gives rise to MGQKIHPIGFRLGIIRGHDSHWIYPKRQYREALLSDYKIRRYLAKKIGKGLISRIEIERAASKIKVTIFTSRPGAVIGRGGKGIDEISSDLNHYMRKENASAQVQVNVAEVRQPELDGQLVAENIAVQLERRISHRRAMRQAITRCVRMNGRGIKIQVSGRLNGAEIARSESDMVGKVPLHTLRADIDYGFATAFTVYGTVGIKVWVYRGEVLPEKQVLAAIKAENLPRKRPARDRESAVASESPAELTTGPTVDTDAAAPEVTETKSEDEVSKNVDA
- the rplE gene encoding 50S ribosomal protein L5: MKLPAPRLKKIYREKAMAKLQEKFKYRSVMETPKPTKIVVNMGTGSDEKAVDNAMRDMATITGQKAQVRLAKKSVSNFKIREGMKIGCRVTLRGDRMWHFLDRLCTVALPRIRDFQGFSPKSFDGRGNVTIGLKEQLIFTEIDYDTFDKIRGMDVTIVTSAKTDEEGAVLLKELGFPLHDQNA
- the rplX gene encoding 50S ribosomal protein L24 codes for the protein MKRIAGKQKPKIRKGDEVMIVAGKDLGEKGYIWSINAEKNTAIVLQANEENEDQPLPLNAVTKHRKAKYQGEKSARVRLPAPINLSNLMVLDPETDEPTRIGRRREDGKLVRYAKKSGKTLVDGPIMQEKD
- the rplB gene encoding 50S ribosomal protein L2, which gives rise to MATRKMKPTSPGRRHMILSDYADITKGKRPEKRLTTSQRKTGGRNHTGRITSHHRGGGKKRKYRIIDFKRNKIGITAKVAAIEYDPNRSCRIALLHYADGEKRYIIAPAGLVVGTTVESGPGVDILPGNAMPLRNIPLGTIVHNIELQLGRGGQIVRAAGLGAQLMAKEGNYATLRLPSNEMRMVHLECMATIGEVGNSDHENEVLGKAGKNRGLGRRPHVRGVAMNPRDHPHGGGEAKSPVGRKKGPVDRWGNKARGSKTRRKRRSNRFIVRSRHDARK
- the rplW gene encoding 50S ribosomal protein L23, with translation MKDPHNVIIKPHITEKSVSLSYGDPLATDESTVQRTYTFVVARTANKIEIKQALESIYNSGRKKDDVISILSVRTMNVRGKMRRVGRGKKGKTPDFKKAVVTLAPGQVLEDYGV
- the rplD gene encoding 50S ribosomal protein L4: MAEIEIKNDQGKVVGKHKVAEPLGSLSPENNLLHRAVMAEQANSRQGTHSGKSRSDAHGGGRKPYRQKKTGNARQGTIRAPQYAGGGMAFAIKPRDHGHKLNKKERKLATITALSTRLQAGDVVLADKISFGEPKTRAACELLNAHGLKNCRRVLVVVAENDSIVTMSFRNLQNVVVRTAPSKDGKASSFSTRDLLVAHKILMSKAALEKTEEVWVK
- a CDS encoding sigma-70 family RNA polymerase sigma factor, translating into MSRHALRLNLQVQARTSHLGTASDRDSDELLVRKAKAGEYTAFELLFERHRALVYRFSYQMTQGRDDAEDIVQEVFVRAYQNLHRYRDEAKFTTWLLRIATNLGTDRGRMIRRRQRLELQESAGALSWMTVGNAEDPIKNLEREQLKDILRRAISALPDHHRNVIVLRDIEEMDYKDMGATLGCSVGGAKLRVLRARRALQTRVAPLLKEMEEAE
- the rplC gene encoding 50S ribosomal protein L3; translated protein: MLPGILGTKVGMTHVFTEDGKMIPVTVIAAGPVFVTQIKTQETDGYSAVQVGFAAKSSKNMTWPKFGHLKKAGVGTNLRWLREFRVDDSSGFELGQEITADVFSEGDEVVVIGISKGRGFAGVVKRHGFKGQHMTHGYMAKRRPMSSGPTGPARVFKGKRGPGRMGGETVSQKSLRIVKVDPERDLVLVSGSVPGSNGSLVTIRKEAK
- the rplN gene encoding 50S ribosomal protein L14, with amino-acid sequence MIQQFSRLKVADNSGAREVMCITVLKGSQPRYGGVGDMIVCSVKSATPNMPIKKGEVIRAVIVRTKNPIRRRDGSTLRFDDNACVIINPATMEPSGTRIFGPVARELRDGKFIKIVSLAPEVI
- the rpmC gene encoding 50S ribosomal protein L29, which encodes MKGIKSSELREKSVPELEEIVEQERASLYKARRDLVFRQITDVASLKVRRKNIARILTIIKEKKSGGDR
- the rplV gene encoding 50S ribosomal protein L22 yields the protein MDVRAVAKYVRVQPRKVRLVASEVRGKSARAAADLLRFHPSKGARALRKVLISAMANAQENHGANPDTLRILKISVDEGPRLKRIRPRAMGRVNRILKKTSHITVVVEEFDGGRKVKPHGTRPKPRPSFDKAKSRKKKKDEAIVEETVAAADEDQAEDTSEDGSEAVEGEAAEGDEQETEDAEKSDDASEKEDGD
- the rpsS gene encoding 30S ribosomal protein S19 codes for the protein MARSLKKGFFVDDHLAKKVDALNAKNEKKLIKTWSRRSTLTPAMIGHTLAVHDGRKHVPVYVTENMVGHKLGEFAPTRTYRGHDGKIPERGTRIR
- the rpsQ gene encoding 30S ribosomal protein S17 translates to MRQGVVKSNRMEKTCIVTLERAFQHPLYGKIVRKSRGVKAHDTFGCDIGDKVEIMETRPLSKHKRWRIVRIIEKVK
- a CDS encoding ABC-2 family transporter protein, yielding MSIGRSPSVLALRRWKALVSVYFRDAVAYRASMAIWVITDVVTAITMPIVLIAASGGGEIHGFSSGDFVVYYLSMLMIGSFVTSHLMWDIALEIKEGVFSSHLMRPLGYFEFCVFRNLSWRLIRTVLFLPWFVTFLILFSGYLGGTDLYFGWEFWLSVLLGHGVSLTLVVALAMIALFVQEAFAIFELYYLPMLFLSGQIFPIALFPDWARDLAAIFPFYYTIGAPTEILIQITHGPDIARVLLVQGVWIVLSFGLFKLLWWQGTRHYTGVGM